Within the Tessaracoccus flavescens genome, the region CCGAGCGGCGCTCGCCCAGACCGGTACGCTGGGGCGCATCATGACTGAAGCCCGCATCCTGAACCGTCAGCGCTGGCTCGACGGCGTCGCGATGACGCCTACGAACCGTGCGTGGTACGCCGACTGGCGCGTCTGGGCGTCGTTCGCGACGCCGCTCGTGATGGCCGTGTGGGCTCTGTTCTTCGCCCAGTGGAGGCACTGGATCCAGGCGACCCCGCTGGTGTGGGTGCCGATCGCGCTCGTGGCGCTCGGCGCGGGCTTCTTCCTCAACTTCACCCGCCCGGGCCGATGGCTCCGCAGGCAACCGGCGTTCTGGATGACCATCGTGCTCGTCCCCCTGTACTTCGCCGGCCTCTACAACCAGTACTGGATGCTGCACCCCGACCAGACGTTCGAGGACGGCAGCGTCGCGCTGGGCATCACGGATGAGGCGTTCCGCAAGGGCGCGTTCTACGCCATGTGGACGGCGCTGGCCTACTTCACGCTGTTCGTCTGGCTCGACCGGTTCCGCTCGGCGCGCCCCGTCATCTGGCTGCTCGTGTTCGGCTGGGGAGCCTGCGCCTCGACCTGGTTCTCGATCCACGTGAACACCTGGGTCGGCATGGCGATGTCCACCCGCGAGGCCAACGCCGACTCGGGCTCGCGGGCCGCCATCTTCGCGGCCCCCTTCGTCGAGGAGTTCGCCAAGGCGACCATCCTGATCTTCCTGGTCGTGATGTGGCGCAACAAGATCGTCTCGCGCCTCTCGATGGTGACCCTCGCCGGCCTGTCGGCCATCGGCTTCGCCTTCGTCGAGAACATCCTCTACTACTCGCGCGTGTGGATGCAGGCAACCAACGACATCACCATCGCCAACCCTGAGGAGACCATGCTGGAGCTGGTGAAGCTCCGCGGCATCTACACCTCGTTCGGGCACCCGCTGTTCACCATGATGACCGCGGGTGGACTGGTGATCGGCCTGGCCGCGCGGAGCAAGATCGTGCGCGTCATGGCTCCGGTGGGCGGCTTCATGCTCGCCTGCGCCGGCCACATGCTGTTCAACGGTCTGGCCTCCACCAACTCCACCGAAGACCTGATGGTGCCCTGGTACATGGCGCTCGGCCTCGTCGGCGTCATCATCGTCTCGCTGATCGTCAGCGTGATCGGCAACGGGCAGCTCCTGAAGGCCCGGCTGACCGACTACCACCGCGCCGGCTGGATCAGCAAGCGCGACGTCGAGGTCTTCGGTGGCCCGCTGCGTCGGATGTGGCTGCTGTTCGTCTCCATGTTCCGTGGCCCCCGTGTCTGGTGGCGCACCAGGAAGCTGATGCGTCACTTCACCGAGCTGGCCTATCTGCGTAACCAGATGGTGCGCGGCACGGTCGGCATGGCAGGTGATGAGCGGGCGAAGGACCTGATCCACGAGATCGAGGTGCTGCGGCAGGGGACGGCGCTCAGCGACTACGCGGGCCTTCCGCTGATCCCGCCGTCGAAGAAGAAGTCGCTGCCCAAGCCGCCCCCCGGCCAGGACCCGGGCACGACCACCCCCACCTACCCTCCGCCCACCTCACCCGGCCCGGCCGGTGTCGGCGGCAACTGGCCGACACCTCGATGAGCGGCGCACAGCGGCTGGTCGACGCCTTCCGCACCCTCGACTCGACCATCCAGGTCGCCCAGTTCCCCCTTCCCCTCGACGGCGCCGCGTCGCTGCGCTCGCTCTCCGAGTCGATCACGCACCAGGTGCGCGACTATCTGCTCCCTCGGGCCACA harbors:
- a CDS encoding PrsW family intramembrane metalloprotease codes for the protein MTEARILNRQRWLDGVAMTPTNRAWYADWRVWASFATPLVMAVWALFFAQWRHWIQATPLVWVPIALVALGAGFFLNFTRPGRWLRRQPAFWMTIVLVPLYFAGLYNQYWMLHPDQTFEDGSVALGITDEAFRKGAFYAMWTALAYFTLFVWLDRFRSARPVIWLLVFGWGACASTWFSIHVNTWVGMAMSTREANADSGSRAAIFAAPFVEEFAKATILIFLVVMWRNKIVSRLSMVTLAGLSAIGFAFVENILYYSRVWMQATNDITIANPEETMLELVKLRGIYTSFGHPLFTMMTAGGLVIGLAARSKIVRVMAPVGGFMLACAGHMLFNGLASTNSTEDLMVPWYMALGLVGVIIVSLIVSVIGNGQLLKARLTDYHRAGWISKRDVEVFGGPLRRMWLLFVSMFRGPRVWWRTRKLMRHFTELAYLRNQMVRGTVGMAGDERAKDLIHEIEVLRQGTALSDYAGLPLIPPSKKKSLPKPPPGQDPGTTTPTYPPPTSPGPAGVGGNWPTPR